A genomic window from Brevibacillus agri includes:
- a CDS encoding GntP family permease → MPLLITLLSIIFLLILITRFKVNPFVALLLAAGFVGIASGMPLVKVVDSIKDGMGGTLGFIAIVLALGTMLGKMMAESGGAERIARTLINLFGEKNVHWAMMFVAFIVGIPVFFQVGFVLLIPLVFTIARQTGVSLLKIGIPLVAGLSIVHGIVPPHPAAMAAVDLFQADVGKTILLSIIVALPSAIIAGPLYGSWIGKRVKTSISPDLASQLAEPKDERELPGFGITVFTVLLPVLLMLMATVADVTLPKEDMLRQWADFIGSPITSLLIAVIISFWTLGYNRGFSKDDILKFTNDCLAPTATILLVIGAGGAFNKVLLNSGVGDYIAELAKASAISPIFLGWLIAALIRVATGSATVSMMTAAGIVGPIALQVPGTSPELLVLATGAGSLILSHVNDSGFWLIKEYFNMTVQDTLKSWTVMETILSVVAIILIMGLSLVI, encoded by the coding sequence ATGCCACTTCTCATTACGTTACTATCCATTATTTTCCTCCTCATTCTCATTACGCGTTTCAAGGTGAATCCGTTTGTCGCCCTGCTGCTCGCCGCCGGATTTGTCGGAATCGCGTCCGGCATGCCGCTCGTCAAGGTCGTCGACTCGATCAAGGACGGGATGGGCGGAACGCTCGGATTCATCGCCATCGTCCTTGCGCTGGGCACCATGCTCGGAAAAATGATGGCAGAATCAGGCGGAGCCGAACGCATCGCCCGCACGCTGATTAACCTGTTTGGCGAAAAAAATGTACACTGGGCAATGATGTTCGTCGCCTTTATCGTCGGGATTCCGGTCTTTTTCCAGGTAGGTTTTGTTCTGTTGATTCCGCTCGTCTTCACAATCGCCAGACAGACAGGCGTCTCGCTGTTGAAAATCGGGATTCCGCTCGTCGCAGGCTTGTCCATCGTACACGGCATTGTGCCGCCGCACCCAGCGGCGATGGCGGCCGTTGATCTGTTCCAGGCCGATGTCGGCAAAACGATCCTGCTCTCGATCATCGTCGCGCTGCCTTCCGCGATCATTGCCGGACCGCTCTACGGCAGTTGGATTGGCAAACGCGTCAAAACGAGCATCTCGCCTGACCTCGCTTCGCAATTGGCAGAGCCAAAGGACGAGCGCGAACTGCCGGGCTTCGGCATTACGGTCTTTACCGTTCTCCTGCCTGTTCTGTTGATGCTGATGGCAACGGTTGCAGACGTGACCTTGCCGAAGGAAGACATGCTGCGCCAATGGGCTGACTTCATCGGCAGCCCGATCACTTCGCTGTTGATCGCTGTTATCATTTCGTTCTGGACGCTCGGCTACAACCGCGGCTTTTCCAAAGACGACATTCTCAAATTTACGAACGACTGCCTCGCTCCTACGGCAACCATCCTGCTCGTGATCGGTGCGGGCGGCGCGTTCAACAAAGTGCTGTTGAACAGTGGCGTTGGCGACTACATCGCCGAGCTGGCCAAAGCGTCCGCGATCTCCCCGATTTTCCTCGGCTGGCTGATCGCAGCGTTGATTCGCGTCGCGACCGGCTCTGCGACCGTCTCCATGATGACCGCAGCCGGCATCGTCGGTCCAATCGCCCTGCAAGTGCCGGGGACAAGCCCTGAGCTGTTGGTACTGGCAACAGGCGCAGGCTCCCTGATCCTGTCGCACGTAAACGACTCCGGCTTCTGGCTGATTAAGGAATACTTCAACATGACGGTGCAAGATACACTGAAATCGTGGACCGTGATGGAGACGATTTTGTCAGTCGTCGCGATCATTTTAATCATGGGGCTTAGCCTGGTGATCTAA
- a CDS encoding GNAT family N-acetyltransferase, with the protein MQINTITTERLLLRPMQPADAPALFSFWSDPNVSKHMNIESMTRIKQAEDMIFLINKLCAEDQAIRWSIVLQESGEMVGSCGFNSFDFEHGRTEIGYDLGSPYWGKGYATEAVRAVIGYGFSELGLNRVEAKVEPDNRGSIRVLSKLRFVEEGLLRQYEKSNGQFVDLLIFSLLRDEWTEPSGN; encoded by the coding sequence ATGCAGATCAACACCATCACCACGGAGCGCTTGCTGCTGCGGCCGATGCAGCCTGCTGACGCTCCCGCCTTGTTTTCCTTCTGGTCTGATCCAAACGTATCGAAGCATATGAACATCGAGTCCATGACCCGCATCAAGCAGGCGGAGGACATGATTTTTCTCATCAACAAGCTGTGTGCGGAGGATCAGGCAATCCGCTGGTCGATCGTCTTGCAGGAGTCGGGAGAGATGGTCGGCTCCTGTGGCTTCAATTCGTTTGATTTCGAGCACGGCCGGACAGAAATTGGCTACGATCTCGGCTCTCCCTACTGGGGAAAAGGCTACGCCACGGAAGCCGTCCGCGCCGTCATCGGCTACGGCTTTTCAGAGCTTGGGCTAAACCGGGTGGAGGCCAAGGTCGAGCCTGACAATCGCGGCTCGATCCGTGTGCTAAGCAAATTGCGCTTCGTGGAAGAAGGCTTGCTGCGCCAGTATGAAAAGTCGAACGGTCAGTTTGTGGACTTGCTGATCTTCTCCCTGCTACGGGATGAGTGGACAGAACCGTCTGGCAATTGA
- the gltB gene encoding glutamate synthase large subunit translates to MTRTGMPAKQGLYDPMFEHDACGIGFIANLKAKATHDMVKNGLKILCQLEHRGGQGSDPETGDGAGILTQIPHAFFKKACKELNIQLPAPGKYGVGMLFLPMEESLRNEYEAKLAAIIEAEGQKLLGWRTVPVDATKIGKTAAASQPFIRQVFIGASAHVADQMAFERKLYVIRKQMEHAAGADFYAASMSSRTIVYKGLLTPGQVDAFYLDLQDNSYTSTFSVVHSRFSTNTFPTWERAHPNRYLIHNGEINTLQGNVNWMRAREKMFESKLFGADLQKVVPVIDMQGSDSAILDNCVEFFSLAGRSLPHVAMMMIPEPWDQDEQIDANKKAFYEYHSCLMEPWDGPTAISFTDGRQIGAILDRNGLRPARYYVTTDDTIIFSSEVGVLEVPEEKIVQKGRLSPGRMLLVDLEEGRIVSDEEIKQKIASEQPYREWVKNNLHALEQLPQAGAAEELDGKALLARQKAFGYTQEELDKVLAPMVAEQKDPIGSMGVDTPLAVLSDRPQLLYNYFKQSFAQVTNPPIDSLREACVTSTHTVLGAEGNLLEPAASHCRRIRLTNPLLANKELAQLRANPYQEFRAKTLPILFAADGGEAALEQALEQLFAAADEAIAAGYTLLILSDRGIGEKLAAIPALLATSGLHHHLVRSGTRTKASLIVESGEPRDVHQFAMLIGYGADAVNPYVAIASVLDLIASGKLKDIAAEDAIEAYLQTAIEGVVKVMSKMGISAVQSYRGAQIFEAVGIHADVIDRYFTRTPSQISGISLDVIAQETLIRHAQAFSPEHSEEKLDPGSDFQFRRDGEYHLFQPKTVHALQKACREGSYEQYKIYAEMAGEQPFSALRHLLDFKSDRKPIPLSEVESVDSIVHRFKTGAMSYGSLSKEAHETLAIAMNRLGAKSNSGEGGEDPARYTTDENGDLRRSAIKQVASGRFGVSSHYLVNASEIQIKMAQGAKPGEGGQLPGSKVYPWIAEVRGSTPGVGLISPPPHHDIYSIEDLAQLIFDLKNANPRARISVKLVSKAGVGTIAAGVAKGLADVIVVSGHDGGTGASPKSSIKHAGLPWELGLAETHQTLLLNQLRDRVVLETDGKLMTGRDVVIAALLGAEEFGFATAPLVSIGCVMARVCHLDTCPVGVATQNPELRKRFKGDPQHAVNFMRLVAREVREIMAQLGFRSLEAMIGQSQVLTVSERAKAHWKAKHIDLSALLYQPAVSAEVGKYHQRNQDHKLEETLDRQMLLALCKPALEKQKQIQARLPISNTNRVVGTILGSEVTRRYGVHGLPEDTIRLEFYGSAGQSFGAFVPRGITLQLAGDANDYVGKGLSGGKIIVAPAKKSTFSPERNMIIGNVAFYGATSGEAYINGLAGERFCVRNSGVTAVVEGVGDHGCEYMTGGRVVVLGQVGKNFAAGMSGGTAYVLAEDHETFAARCNQEMVLLEKLTDQREIAEVKRLLENHAAYTGSPRAQALLASWPQTIAKFVKVIPKDYKQIISTMEELEKSGMKRQEAILAAFELNQKKSADKKAPKKKVPEQIGVLVGN, encoded by the coding sequence ATGACGAGAACCGGAATGCCTGCGAAGCAAGGACTATACGACCCGATGTTCGAGCACGACGCTTGTGGAATCGGTTTTATTGCGAATTTGAAAGCAAAAGCAACGCACGATATGGTGAAAAACGGACTGAAAATTCTTTGCCAGCTCGAGCACCGCGGCGGGCAAGGCAGCGACCCCGAGACGGGTGACGGAGCGGGAATCTTGACGCAAATCCCGCATGCCTTTTTCAAAAAGGCCTGTAAGGAGCTGAACATTCAACTGCCAGCGCCAGGCAAGTACGGTGTCGGCATGTTGTTTCTGCCGATGGAGGAGAGCCTGCGCAATGAGTACGAGGCGAAGCTGGCCGCGATTATCGAAGCGGAAGGGCAGAAGCTGCTCGGCTGGAGAACCGTCCCTGTCGATGCGACGAAGATCGGCAAAACCGCGGCAGCAAGTCAGCCTTTTATCCGCCAAGTATTCATCGGGGCGAGCGCACATGTAGCGGACCAGATGGCCTTCGAGCGGAAGCTGTACGTCATCCGCAAGCAGATGGAGCACGCAGCAGGCGCTGACTTCTACGCCGCCTCCATGTCTTCGCGCACAATCGTTTACAAAGGCTTGCTCACGCCAGGCCAGGTGGATGCTTTTTACCTGGATTTGCAAGATAATTCTTACACTTCTACTTTTTCCGTCGTGCACTCGCGCTTCAGCACGAACACGTTCCCGACGTGGGAGAGAGCGCATCCGAACCGCTATTTGATTCACAACGGCGAAATCAACACCTTGCAGGGCAACGTGAACTGGATGCGGGCGCGCGAAAAAATGTTTGAATCCAAGCTGTTCGGCGCGGATTTGCAAAAAGTCGTTCCTGTCATTGATATGCAAGGCAGCGACTCGGCTATCCTCGACAACTGTGTGGAATTTTTCTCGCTGGCGGGCAGATCGCTGCCGCACGTCGCGATGATGATGATTCCCGAGCCGTGGGATCAGGATGAGCAGATCGACGCGAACAAAAAAGCGTTTTACGAATACCACAGTTGCCTGATGGAGCCATGGGATGGCCCGACGGCGATTTCCTTTACCGACGGCCGTCAGATCGGGGCGATTCTCGACCGCAACGGATTGCGTCCGGCCCGCTACTACGTGACGACGGACGATACGATCATTTTCTCATCGGAAGTAGGCGTTTTGGAAGTACCGGAAGAAAAAATTGTGCAAAAAGGCCGCCTCAGCCCGGGCCGCATGCTGCTGGTCGACCTGGAGGAAGGCCGAATCGTCTCCGATGAAGAGATCAAGCAAAAAATCGCCAGCGAGCAGCCGTACCGCGAGTGGGTGAAAAACAACCTGCACGCGCTGGAGCAGCTTCCACAGGCAGGCGCTGCCGAGGAGCTTGACGGAAAAGCGCTGCTGGCGCGGCAAAAGGCGTTTGGATACACGCAGGAAGAGCTGGACAAAGTGCTGGCGCCGATGGTCGCCGAGCAAAAAGACCCGATCGGCTCCATGGGTGTCGATACGCCGCTCGCCGTCCTGTCGGATCGTCCGCAGCTTTTGTACAACTACTTCAAGCAATCGTTCGCACAGGTGACGAACCCGCCCATCGACTCGCTGCGGGAGGCTTGCGTGACCTCGACGCACACGGTGCTTGGCGCGGAAGGAAACTTGCTGGAGCCTGCAGCGAGCCATTGCCGCCGCATCCGCTTGACCAATCCGCTGCTCGCAAACAAGGAGCTGGCCCAGTTGCGCGCCAATCCGTACCAGGAGTTCAGGGCGAAAACGCTGCCGATCCTGTTTGCCGCAGACGGGGGAGAAGCCGCGCTGGAGCAGGCGTTGGAGCAGTTGTTTGCCGCAGCCGATGAAGCGATTGCCGCAGGCTACACGCTGTTGATCCTGTCTGACCGCGGCATCGGCGAGAAGCTGGCAGCGATTCCGGCCTTGCTTGCCACGAGCGGCCTGCATCATCATCTGGTGCGCTCCGGTACGCGGACAAAAGCCAGCTTGATCGTCGAGTCGGGCGAGCCGCGCGACGTCCACCAGTTTGCCATGCTGATCGGCTACGGGGCAGACGCTGTCAATCCTTATGTCGCCATTGCCTCTGTGCTCGACCTGATCGCATCCGGCAAGCTGAAAGACATCGCGGCCGAAGACGCGATCGAAGCCTATTTGCAAACCGCAATCGAAGGCGTCGTCAAGGTCATGTCCAAAATGGGCATTTCGGCCGTCCAAAGCTATCGCGGGGCACAAATTTTTGAAGCGGTCGGGATTCACGCCGACGTCATTGACCGCTACTTTACCCGCACGCCATCGCAAATTTCCGGAATTTCGCTGGACGTGATCGCGCAGGAGACGCTGATTCGCCACGCGCAAGCTTTTTCGCCGGAACATTCCGAAGAAAAGCTCGATCCAGGCAGCGACTTCCAGTTCCGCCGCGACGGCGAGTACCACCTGTTCCAGCCAAAAACCGTTCACGCTTTGCAAAAAGCTTGCCGGGAAGGCAGCTACGAGCAGTACAAAATTTACGCGGAAATGGCAGGGGAGCAACCGTTTTCCGCCCTGCGCCACCTGCTCGACTTCAAGTCGGACCGCAAGCCGATCCCGCTCAGCGAAGTCGAATCGGTCGACTCCATCGTCCACCGCTTCAAAACGGGAGCGATGTCCTACGGCTCGCTCAGCAAGGAAGCGCATGAGACGCTGGCAATCGCCATGAACCGTCTGGGAGCTAAAAGCAACAGCGGCGAGGGCGGAGAAGATCCGGCCCGCTACACGACAGATGAAAACGGCGATTTGCGCCGCAGCGCGATCAAGCAGGTTGCATCCGGGCGCTTCGGCGTATCCAGCCACTATCTGGTCAATGCATCCGAAATCCAGATCAAAATGGCGCAAGGGGCAAAGCCGGGAGAAGGCGGACAGCTTCCAGGCAGCAAGGTGTACCCGTGGATTGCCGAAGTGCGCGGCTCTACGCCAGGCGTGGGCCTGATTTCTCCGCCGCCGCACCACGACATTTACTCCATCGAGGACTTGGCCCAGTTGATTTTTGACCTGAAAAATGCGAATCCGCGGGCGCGCATCAGCGTGAAGCTCGTCTCCAAGGCAGGGGTCGGAACGATTGCGGCAGGCGTCGCCAAAGGGCTGGCGGACGTGATCGTGGTCAGCGGCCACGACGGCGGTACGGGCGCTTCGCCGAAGTCGAGCATCAAGCATGCGGGGCTGCCGTGGGAATTGGGGCTTGCGGAGACGCATCAGACGCTTTTGCTCAATCAACTGCGCGACCGCGTCGTGCTGGAGACTGACGGCAAGCTGATGACCGGACGCGACGTAGTCATTGCCGCTCTGCTCGGCGCAGAGGAATTTGGCTTCGCCACCGCGCCGCTCGTCTCCATCGGTTGCGTCATGGCGCGTGTCTGCCATCTCGATACGTGCCCGGTAGGGGTCGCGACGCAAAATCCGGAGCTGCGCAAACGATTCAAGGGCGACCCGCAGCACGCGGTTAACTTCATGCGCCTCGTGGCTCGCGAAGTGCGCGAGATCATGGCTCAGCTCGGCTTCCGCTCGCTGGAGGCGATGATCGGCCAAAGCCAGGTGCTGACCGTGAGCGAACGGGCAAAAGCGCACTGGAAAGCAAAGCATATTGATCTGTCCGCGCTTTTGTACCAGCCGGCGGTATCCGCAGAGGTCGGCAAATACCATCAGCGCAATCAGGACCACAAGCTGGAAGAGACGCTGGACCGTCAAATGTTGCTCGCCTTGTGCAAGCCAGCGCTGGAGAAGCAAAAGCAAATCCAGGCGAGACTGCCGATCAGCAACACGAATCGCGTAGTCGGAACGATTCTTGGCAGCGAAGTGACGAGAAGATACGGCGTCCACGGCCTGCCGGAAGACACAATTCGCCTGGAGTTTTACGGTTCCGCCGGACAAAGCTTTGGCGCGTTTGTTCCACGCGGCATTACTTTGCAGCTTGCGGGCGACGCGAATGACTACGTCGGCAAAGGGCTGTCCGGCGGGAAAATCATCGTAGCACCGGCGAAAAAGAGCACCTTCTCGCCAGAGCGCAACATGATTATCGGAAACGTCGCGTTTTACGGCGCGACCTCCGGCGAAGCGTACATCAACGGGCTTGCGGGTGAGCGCTTCTGCGTCCGGAACAGCGGAGTCACCGCCGTCGTCGAAGGAGTGGGCGACCACGGCTGCGAGTACATGACAGGAGGACGCGTCGTCGTGCTCGGTCAGGTGGGCAAAAACTTTGCGGCCGGGATGTCAGGCGGTACGGCCTATGTGCTGGCAGAGGACCATGAGACGTTTGCCGCCCGTTGCAATCAGGAAATGGTGCTTCTGGAGAAGCTGACCGATCAGCGGGAGATTGCCGAAGTCAAGCGGCTGCTGGAAAACCACGCCGCCTACACAGGCAGTCCTCGGGCCCAAGCCTTGCTCGCTTCGTGGCCGCAGACGATCGCCAAGTTCGTCAAAGTCATTCCAAAAGACTACAAGCAAATCATCTCGACGATGGAGGAGCTGGAAAAGTCCGGCATGAAGCGCCAGGAAGCGATTTTGGCAGCGTTCGAACTGAACCAGAAGAAAAGCGCAGACAAGAAGGCCCCAAAGAAAAAGGTGCCTGAGCAGATCGGAGTATTGGTAGGCAACTAA
- a CDS encoding LysR family transcriptional regulator: protein MELRQIQYFIEVAKREHFTEASHNLHVAQSALSRQIANLEAELGVSLFIREGRNVKLTAVGRIFLQHVEMAVNEIEKAKQKIDEFLDPERGTIRVGFTSSLAANPLPTVISGFRARYPDIGFQLRQGSYQGLIDSVINGEIDLAFLGPVPTQEKNVRSHIFFAENIVALLPAKHPLAKQPSLRLNQLQDDTFVLFPPGFILRNIAVNACAQMGFAPKTAFEGEDIDAIKGLVAAGLGVTLLPELTLTDNVPRETVKVPISEPLVQRTVGIIIPNNRELPPSEKLFYHFLKEFFDVLSKYS, encoded by the coding sequence ATGGAGCTACGACAGATTCAATACTTCATTGAAGTGGCCAAGCGCGAGCACTTCACGGAAGCCTCGCACAACCTGCATGTTGCCCAATCCGCCCTGAGTCGGCAAATCGCCAACCTGGAGGCAGAGCTTGGCGTCTCCCTGTTCATCCGCGAAGGCCGCAACGTCAAGCTGACGGCAGTAGGCCGAATTTTCTTGCAGCACGTGGAAATGGCCGTCAACGAGATTGAAAAGGCGAAGCAAAAAATTGACGAGTTTCTCGATCCGGAGCGCGGGACGATTCGCGTCGGGTTTACGAGCAGTCTGGCCGCGAATCCTCTGCCGACTGTCATCTCCGGCTTTCGCGCGCGGTACCCGGACATCGGCTTCCAGCTTCGGCAAGGCTCTTACCAGGGGCTGATCGACTCCGTGATTAACGGAGAAATCGACCTCGCCTTTCTCGGCCCGGTTCCGACCCAGGAAAAAAACGTGCGCAGCCATATTTTTTTCGCCGAGAACATCGTCGCGCTGCTGCCCGCGAAGCACCCGCTGGCCAAGCAGCCAAGCTTGCGGCTGAACCAACTGCAGGACGATACGTTTGTCTTGTTTCCCCCGGGGTTCATCCTGCGCAATATCGCCGTGAACGCCTGTGCGCAAATGGGCTTCGCGCCCAAAACCGCCTTCGAGGGCGAGGACATCGACGCGATTAAGGGACTCGTCGCCGCCGGTCTGGGCGTCACGTTGCTGCCAGAGCTGACCTTGACCGACAATGTGCCGCGCGAAACGGTGAAAGTCCCGATCAGCGAGCCGCTCGTGCAGCGAACCGTCGGCATCATCATTCCGAACAACCGGGAGCTGCCGCCTTCCGAAAAGCTGTTTTACCATTTTTTGAAGGAGTTTTTCGACGTATTGAGCAAGTACAGCTAG
- a CDS encoding GNAT family N-acetyltransferase, producing MKAKQQRDICIRDANSQDRERIKQHLLDAYQQYEQHLSVDRWTRYKEEIAESAEGRQTIAFLVADWGGEIVGSVQLFASSQAAYDRPELEIHSPIIRFLAVSPQARGNGIAARLIGEAVRRSRELGAATLHLHTTDMMEAAVKLYERLGFARAADKDFFNGETHVKSYWLRLDEARVS from the coding sequence ATGAAGGCGAAGCAGCAGAGAGACATTTGCATTCGCGATGCGAATAGCCAGGACCGGGAGCGGATCAAACAGCATCTGCTCGATGCTTACCAGCAGTATGAGCAGCATTTGTCGGTGGACAGATGGACGCGGTACAAGGAGGAAATCGCAGAATCGGCAGAAGGACGCCAGACGATTGCGTTTCTCGTCGCGGACTGGGGCGGGGAAATCGTCGGCAGCGTCCAGTTGTTCGCTTCGTCCCAGGCGGCTTACGACCGTCCGGAGCTGGAAATTCACTCGCCGATCATCCGCTTTTTGGCCGTATCGCCGCAAGCGCGGGGCAACGGGATCGCTGCCCGGCTGATCGGAGAGGCTGTCCGCCGTTCGCGCGAGCTGGGAGCAGCCACGCTGCACCTGCACACGACAGACATGATGGAGGCGGCGGTGAAGCTGTACGAGCGGCTTGGCTTTGCCCGCGCGGCCGACAAAGACTTTTTCAACGGCGAGACGCACGTCAAAAGCTACTGGCTGCGGCTGGACGAGGCGCGCGTGAGCTGA
- a CDS encoding MetQ/NlpA family ABC transporter substrate-binding protein: protein MGKKKGLGVIFSVLVAFSMLVAGCGSSGSGSQSSGSGAQAPATNTASTQASGGQAAEPPKEVTLKVGAAPVPHAEILEFIKPKLKEQGVNLEVVVLDDEGQLNPALHDKQIDANFFQHVPYLDSVKTEKGYDFAVTTKVHVEPIGFYSDKLKSKDELKEGDKIGIPNNPSNEYRALILLQEQGLIKLRDGLTTYEATPKDIAENPKKLEFVEAEAATLPRALPDLAGAVINTNVVLEAKIDPNSALFREGANSPYANVITVRKGDENREEIKKLDAALTSPEVKKFIEDKYGVAVVPAF, encoded by the coding sequence ATGGGAAAGAAAAAAGGTCTAGGCGTCATTTTTAGCGTATTGGTGGCATTCAGCATGCTTGTGGCAGGTTGCGGCTCAAGCGGCTCTGGCAGCCAGTCGTCCGGCTCCGGGGCACAAGCGCCGGCGACGAACACAGCGTCGACACAGGCCAGTGGCGGACAGGCGGCGGAACCGCCAAAAGAAGTGACGCTCAAAGTGGGCGCGGCCCCTGTCCCGCATGCGGAAATATTGGAATTTATCAAGCCGAAGCTCAAGGAGCAGGGCGTGAATCTGGAGGTCGTCGTCCTCGATGACGAAGGGCAGTTGAACCCGGCTTTGCACGACAAGCAGATCGACGCGAACTTTTTCCAGCACGTGCCTTACCTCGATTCGGTGAAAACCGAGAAAGGCTACGATTTCGCCGTCACGACAAAAGTGCACGTCGAGCCGATCGGCTTTTACTCCGACAAGCTCAAATCGAAGGACGAACTCAAGGAAGGCGACAAGATCGGGATTCCGAACAACCCTTCCAATGAATACCGCGCCCTGATCTTGCTGCAGGAGCAAGGCTTAATCAAGCTGCGCGACGGCCTGACAACCTACGAGGCTACGCCGAAAGATATCGCGGAAAACCCGAAAAAGCTGGAGTTTGTAGAAGCGGAAGCCGCAACCTTGCCGCGGGCGCTGCCTGATCTCGCGGGCGCCGTCATCAACACAAACGTCGTGCTGGAAGCGAAAATCGATCCGAACAGCGCCCTGTTCCGCGAAGGCGCCAACTCTCCTTACGCCAACGTGATTACCGTCCGCAAAGGCGACGAGAACCGCGAAGAGATCAAAAAGCTGGATGCGGCCCTCACTTCACCGGAGGTCAAAAAGTTTATTGAAGACAAATACGGTGTCGCGGTTGTCCCTGCTTTTTAA
- a CDS encoding methionine ABC transporter permease, with amino-acid sequence MNSDLIDLLWEGLLETLYMVFWSSLFALAMGIVLGVTLVVTEKGGILEAPKLHKTIGTIINSVRSLPLIILIVLLLPLSRLIVGTTLGPTAAIVSLSIGAAPFLGRIIESALKEVSAGKIEAAKSVGATPFTIIFRVLIPEAMPALVRGITIGIIGITEFTAVAGAIGAGGLGSLAIRFGYQRFREDVLIATVLIIIVLVQLIQWSGDFLVKSINKKRYKFE; translated from the coding sequence ATGAACAGCGATCTGATTGACTTGCTCTGGGAAGGGCTCCTGGAGACGCTCTACATGGTGTTCTGGTCGTCCCTGTTCGCGCTAGCCATGGGGATTGTCCTCGGCGTCACGCTCGTCGTCACGGAAAAAGGCGGCATTCTCGAAGCACCAAAGCTGCACAAAACGATCGGCACGATCATCAACAGCGTCCGGTCCCTTCCTTTGATTATTTTGATCGTGCTGCTTTTGCCCTTGTCGCGCCTGATCGTCGGCACGACGCTGGGGCCGACCGCTGCCATCGTCTCGCTTTCGATTGGCGCCGCGCCGTTTTTGGGCCGGATCATCGAAAGCGCGCTGAAGGAAGTCAGCGCCGGGAAGATCGAAGCGGCCAAATCGGTCGGGGCCACGCCGTTTACGATCATTTTTCGCGTGCTGATCCCCGAGGCGATGCCCGCTTTGGTGCGCGGGATTACGATCGGAATTATCGGGATTACCGAGTTTACCGCTGTAGCGGGGGCGATTGGCGCGGGCGGACTCGGCAGCCTGGCGATTCGCTTCGGCTACCAGCGCTTTCGCGAGGACGTCCTGATCGCCACCGTCCTAATCATTATTGTTTTGGTTCAACTGATTCAATGGTCAGGCGATTTCCTCGTCAAGTCGATCAACAAAAAGCGTTACAAGTTTGAGTAA
- a CDS encoding methionine ABC transporter ATP-binding protein, whose product MLHISNLSKSYKTAKGIVPVLQNVNLHIQKGDIFGIIGFSGAGKSTLIRCLNRLEEPDAGTIEIGGKVITDLPEKELRRARQKIGMIFQQFNLLDARTVFQNVAFPLEVAGHPKPYIRNRVREILDLVQLGDKENVYPFQLSGGQKQRVGIARALVNQPDLLLSDEATSALDPQTTYAILELLREINRQLNLTIVLITHELDVLQHVCNNMAVIENGRIVETGTVEKFFLNPESDTARRFVHIIDHYREKRNVMEGVGAGI is encoded by the coding sequence ATGCTGCACATTTCCAATTTGAGCAAATCGTACAAAACAGCCAAAGGCATTGTGCCTGTTTTGCAAAACGTCAATCTGCACATCCAAAAAGGAGACATTTTCGGGATCATCGGCTTTTCCGGGGCGGGCAAATCGACTTTGATCCGCTGCCTGAACCGGCTGGAAGAACCGGACGCGGGCACGATCGAGATCGGCGGTAAGGTGATTACCGATTTGCCGGAAAAAGAGCTGCGCCGGGCCCGGCAAAAAATCGGGATGATTTTTCAGCAGTTCAATCTGCTCGACGCGCGGACGGTGTTCCAAAACGTCGCTTTTCCGCTGGAGGTAGCCGGGCATCCGAAGCCGTACATCCGCAACCGCGTCCGCGAAATACTGGATCTCGTGCAGCTTGGCGACAAGGAAAACGTCTATCCGTTCCAACTGAGCGGCGGACAAAAGCAGCGCGTCGGAATTGCCCGGGCGCTGGTCAACCAGCCTGATCTGCTGTTGAGCGACGAAGCGACTTCTGCGCTTGACCCGCAGACGACCTACGCCATTTTGGAGCTGCTGCGCGAGATCAACCGCCAGCTCAACCTGACGATTGTGCTCATCACGCACGAGCTGGACGTGCTGCAGCACGTGTGCAACAACATGGCCGTGATTGAAAACGGGCGAATTGTCGAAACCGGAACGGTGGAGAAGTTTTTCCTCAACCCGGAGAGCGACACGGCCAGACGGTTTGTCCACATTATCGATCATTACCGCGAAAAGCGAAATGTCATGGAAGGAGTCGGAGCAGGGATATGA